A genomic region of Colletotrichum destructivum chromosome 1, complete sequence contains the following coding sequences:
- a CDS encoding Putative aminoglycoside phosphotransferase, protein kinase-like domain superfamily, producing MGPDKLRINRKKTNAAGLKGFPQRPLVSRISHHINTALASLSGTVPNLPDRIPPPNPLTPTPTIPDQTPLSTQSYMASREKYVLWTRLRSGEYTADWKGGSVPTESDVRDMLLWYAAFRLYPFPDVEYVSLMGRGRTNYFFLIEFMPNSKRGRLPQKVVLKFSLPVCPHDKLESEVATMAWVATVSPKLIPRVLLFDSYPRNPLGLEWMMMEPVFGFSFQEYTLQGSTDTGLEGFGFPKDTPPQSDRDHLSIGRGLRDFMAKVKITASGVPKDDARIGSLRIDWETKRFYTGPIVSPHFYSADRLWRKPFHGPYPSIRSYLDNYISVWREEIHDNKVMQSRLASLDIVLGRMVQRLEALPKVKWRLPLEGGRMNGWPVTISHPDPRPDNILVGEDGELVAIMGWEDATLMPIPLRTDLSKLDQFFQQFGCELIIDPMQIDLGCALPPRSELVDRVRDRQWQGRDASIILEPVMESMSGIEIAFKALMEVCERLPLERAAEREWLDKAVLAMMDRHGESLKKKIV from the coding sequence ATGGGCCCCGACAAACTCCGGATCAACCGCAAGAAGACCAACGCAGCGGGCCTCAAGGGTTTCCCCCAACGGCCTCTCGTCTCCCGCATCTCCCACCACATCAACACAGCCCTGGCCTCCCTCTCCGGGACCGTTCCCAATCTCCCCGACCGCATCCCGCCTCCGAACCCGCTGACGCCGACTCCGACGATCCCCGACCAAACGCCGCTCTCGACCCAGAGCTACATGGCCTCGCGCGAGAAGTACGTCCTCTGGACTCGGCTGCGCAGCGGCGAGTACACCGCCGACTGGAAAGGCGGCAGCGTCCCCACCGAGTCCGACGTCCGCGACATGCTGCTTTGGTACGCCGCCTTCCGTCTCTACCCCTTTCCGGATGTCGAGTATGTGTCGCTCATGGGCCGCGGCCGCACGAACtacttcttcctcatcgaGTTCATGCCCAACTCGAAGCGCGGGAGGCTGCCGCAGAAGGTTGTGCTCAAGTTCAGCCTGCCCGTGTGCCCGCACGACAAGCTCGAGAGCGAGGTCGCGACCATGGCGTGGGTGGCGACGGTGTCCCCCAAGCTGATCCCTCGAGTACTGTTGTTCGACTCGTACCCGCGGAACCCGCTGGGCCTCGaatggatgatgatggagccCGTCTTCGGGTTCTCCTTCCAGGAGTACACGCTCCAGGGGTCAACAGACACGGGGCTCGAGGGCTTCGGATTCCCTAAAGACACGCCGCCGCAGAGCGATAGGGACCACCTGAGCATTGGCAGGGGGCTCCGTGACTTCATGGCAAAAGTCAAGATCACCGCTTCAGGCGTCCCCAAGGACGACGCCCGGATCGGCAGCCTACGCATCGACTGGGAAACGAAAAGGTTTTACACCGGCCCCATCGTGTCTCCTCACTTTTATAGCGCTGACAGACTGTGGCGTAAGCCCTTTCACGGACCGTACCCGTCAATCAGAAGCTACCTCGACAACTACATTTCCGTCTGGAGGGAGGAAATCCATGACAACAAGGTAATGCAGAGTCGTCTTGCCAGTCTTGATATCGTACTCGGAAGGATGGTACAACGTCTCGAGGCGTTGCCCAAGGTCAAGTGGCGTCTGCCTCTCGAAGGCGGCCGGATGAACGGCTGGCCCGTGACGATATCTCACCCAGACCCGCGCCCTGACAACAtcctcgttggcgaggacggcgagtTGGTCGCCATCATGGGATGGGAGGACGCGACGCTCATGCCGATACCGCTGCGAACTGACCTCAGCAAGCTAGACCAATTCTTCCAGCAATTTGGATGCGAACTCATCATTGATCCCATGCAGATCGATCTGGGCTGTGCGCTGCCACCCAGATCCGAACTTGTGGATAGGGTTCGAGATCGCCAATGGCAAGGTAGAGACGCGTCCATCATCCTAGAGCCGGTAATGGAAAGCATGTCGGGTATAGAAATTGCGTTCAAGGCCTTGATGGAAGTATGCGAGAGATTGCCCTTGGAGAGAGCCGCGGAACGCGAATGGCTTGACAAGGCCGTTTTAGCTATGATGGACAGGCATGGGGAGAgcctcaagaagaagataGTCTGA
- a CDS encoding Putative short-chain dehydrogenase/reductase SDR, NAD(P)-binding domain superfamily, whose amino-acid sequence MSIDYTSKTVLITGGASGLGLSLTTHFLAANATVLALDISADALAELPSKVPDAHRSRLHPVHADVSSPESVAAAISSWVDGGVGDDAGQQRRLDVLVNNAGISDKMDPVADCDLDVWNRQILINTTGPFITSQVAIRQFLKQEPVDGQRGVILNVISAAGLHGGRAGVAYTVSKHGTVGLTKSTAAFYGPQGIRCLAVLPGPMMTNMVNEGHAARYHPEGLAMVVSTMNTVIGDPAQKGWNYGWSPLDQVSKTVLSLCADGIHTINGALVPTDMGWTSI is encoded by the exons ATGTCCATCGATTACACCTCAAAGACAGTCCTAATCACCGGCGGCGCGTCgggcctcggcctctccCTGACGACCCAtttcctcgccgccaacgccactgtcctcgcccttgacatctccgccgacgccctcgccgagctcccTTCCAAGGTTCCCGACGCCCACCGCTCCCGCCTGCACCCGGTCCACGCcgacgtctcctccccggagtccgtcgccgccgccatatCGTCCTGGGTCGACGGCGGGGTGGGTGACGACGCGGGCCAGCAGAGAAGactcgacgtcctcgtcaacaatGCTGGCATCTCGGACAAGATGGACCCCGTCGCCGACtgcgacctcgacgtctgGAACCGCCAGATCCTCATCAATACCACGGGGCCCTTCATCACCTCCCAAGTCGCCATTCGCCAGTTCCTCAAGCAGGagcccgtcgacggccagaGGGGCGTCATCTTGAACGTCATTagtgccgccggcctccaCGGCGGGAGAGCGG GCGTGGCTTACACGGTCTCCAAACACGGCACTGTTGGCCTAACCAAGAGCACGGCGGCCTTTTACGGCCCTCAGGGTATCCGCTGCCTGGCCGTTTTACCCGGTCCCATGATGACCAACATGGTGAACGAGGGCCACGCTGCTCGGTATCATCCAGAAGGTTTAGCCATGG TTGTGTCTACGATGAATACAGTTATTGGCGACCCGGCACAGAAAGGCTGGAACTATGGATGGTCACCTTTGGATCAGGTCTCAAAGACTGTGTTAAGCTTGTGTGCCGATGGTATTCACACTATCAATGGCGCACTAGTACCAACAGACATGGGATGGACCTCCATCTGA
- a CDS encoding Putative FAD-binding domain, FAD/NAD(P)-binding domain superfamily, which produces MASNESNKLRIIVVGGGIAGLAAAAVLRQRHEVLVYERDPASAPERGAGLGIGPNGSRMLKKAFYFRPEHVKATVCAGSRTYDKEGNLVREMTGVTEPFGGEWLLMHRTDLRNELLRLATGDAAKLGISGPPATVVNGVEVTGIDVEEGMVRLDNGDEVFADVIVGADGIHSLVRQAIVGEPSHFLSTGVSLYRFTFPLTRAHEILKGYPAAIDPSNGCFFNVMTADDDTNRNIIFYSCRDLATLNVVARVPDSMLSVESMTSWNAEANPEEMLDHFFDFAPWILDIMKHVEDVHLYKVKDTSPLPTYTRGRALVVGDAAHPMTPFQGQGATQAIEDAEGLRLLLHDGVDSENVDNVDRALRTWDSVRRPRAAQVQQNSRHVTDMSAQAQLDRMRLNWTYGGIHAALRNR; this is translated from the exons atgGCCAGCAACGAAAGCAACAAGCTccgcatcatcgtcgtcggcggcggcatcgcaggcctcgccgccgccgccgtactCCGTCAGCGGCACGAGGTGCTTGTATACGAGCGCGATCCCGCCTCGGCGCCTGAGCGCGGCgcgggcctcggcatcggccccAACGGCAGCAGGATGCTCAAAAAGGCGTTCTACTTCCGCCCGGAGCACGTGAAAGCCACGGTGTGCGCAGGGTCCAGGACGTACGATAAGGAGGGCAACCTGGTGCGGGAGATGACGGGCGTGACTGAGCCGTTCGGTGGCGAGTGGCTTCTGATGCATCGGACGGACCTGAGGAACGAGTTGCTGAGGCTCGCGACGGGGGACGCGGCGAAGCTGGGGATTTCcgggccgccggcgaccgTCGTgaacggcgtcgaggtaACGGGGATCGACGTCGAAGAGGGGATGGTGAGGTTGGATAACGGGGACGAGGTTTTCGCGGATGTCATTGTCG GAGCTGACGGCATCCACTCCCTCGTCCGGCAGGCCATTGTGGGCGAGCCCTCTCATTTTCTCTCGACTGGCGTCTCGCTCTACCGGTTCACGTTCCCGCTCACCAGAGCTCATGAGATTCTCAAGGGGTACCCGGCGGCGATAGATCCGTCCAACGGCTGCTTCTTCAACGTGATGACGGCGGACGACGATACGAACCGCAACATTATCTTCTACTCCTGCCGGGACCTCGCCACACTCAACGTCGTCGCGCGGGTGCCGGACTCGATGCTGTCGGTCGAGAGCATGACATCCTGGAACGCGGAGGCGAACCCGGAGGAGATGCTCGACCACTTTTTCGACTTTGCACCGTGGATCCTGGACATAATGAA ACACGTCGAAGACGTCCACCTCTACAAGGTCAAGGACACATCTCCGCTGCCGACGTACACGCGCGGGCGCGCCCTGGTggtcggcgacgcggcgcaCCCGATGACGCCGTTCCAGGGTCAGGGCGCGACGCAGGCgatcgaggacgccgagggcctGCGGTTGCTCCtccacgacggcgtcgacagcGAAAAcgtcgacaacgtcgacCGCGCGCTGCGGACGTGGGACTCGgtgcggcggccgcgggcggcgcaggtgcAGCAGAACTCGCGGCACGTCACCGACATGTCGGCACAGGCGCAGCTGGACCGGATGAGGCTAAACTGGACGTACGGAGGGATCCACGCGGCGTTGCGGAACCGGTGA
- a CDS encoding Putative NmrA-like domain, NAD(P)-binding domain superfamily — MPRTILVCGATGKQGGAVINRLIEQNADFQILAVTRDANSRSAQQLLKKSPNIRLVQGNLADPAALLKTAAEVAGSPIWGVFSVQVAMGFGQGAGGELAQGKALIDASLKADVRFFVYTSIDRHGADNPTKVPHFIHKHQIEQHLFSKTKGTDMEWVVLRPVAFMENLTDDFMGKVFTTSWKMAVKEKPLQLVAVSDVGYFGAEAFLHPETYRGRGISLAGDELTIEQFAAVFHKHTGKELPGTYRILCWLIMSMAKDFGWMFKWFYDVGYAADIQELRREYPGLKDFETWLRTESNFAK, encoded by the exons ATGCCTCGTACTATATTGGTCTGCGGCGCAACGGGGAAACAAGGCGGAGCCGTCATCAACCGCCTCATCGAACAAAATGCCGACTTCCAGATCCTTGCAGTCACGCGGGACGCAAACTCCAGGTCTGCGCAGCAGCTCTTGAAGAAGTCGCCCAACATCCGACTCGTCCAGGGCAACCTGGCCGATCCGGCTGCGCTCCTGAAGACTGCCGCGGAAGTGGCCGGGTCCCCAATCTGGGGCGTCTTCAGTGTTCAG GTCGCCATGGGCTTCGGGCAgggcgcaggcggcgagCTAGCTCAAGGCAAAGCTCTCATCGACGCATCTCTCAAGGCCGACGTCAGATTCTTTGTCTACACTTCTATCGATAGGCACGGCGCGGATAACCCCACCAAGGTCCCCCATTTCATCCACAAGCATCAGATCGAACAGCACCTCTTCAGCAAGACCAAGGGCACCGACATGGAATGGGTCGTGCTCAGGCCGGTCGCCTTCATGGAGAATCTCACGGACGACTTCATGGGGAAGGTCTTCACCACGTCGTGGAAGATGGCCGTCAAAGAGAAGCCGCTGCAGCTCGTCGCGGTCAGCGACGTTGGCTACTTTGGCGCCGAGGCGTTTCTGCACCCCGAGACGTACCGGGGCCGTGGGATCTCGCTCGCCGGGGACGAATTGACCATCGAGCAGTTTGCCGCGGTGTTTCATAAGCATACCGGCAAGGAGTTGCCTGGCACTTACAGGATTCTCTGCTGGCTCATCATGTCGATGGCCAAAGACTTTGGGTGGATGTTCAAATGGTTCTACGATGTGGGGTATGCCGCCGATATCCAAGAGCTGAGGAGGGAGTATCCCGGGTTGAAGGATTTCGAGACCTGGCTGCGGACGGAAAGCAATTTTGCAAAGTGA